The following proteins are encoded in a genomic region of Haloarcula marina:
- a CDS encoding helix-turn-helix domain-containing protein: MAIDPSPDAFRELMVDEEPELDEVMACVFGVQRHEVRTYLALLDAPGSTVEELASHLDRDRSNVNRSLSTLREKGLAERRRRLLDGGGHVYQYTATPLSEARELLHETLDQWTAAVHDRIDEFDTDAV; the protein is encoded by the coding sequence ATGGCTATCGACCCGTCACCCGACGCGTTCCGCGAACTCATGGTCGACGAGGAACCCGAACTCGACGAGGTGATGGCCTGCGTCTTCGGCGTCCAGCGACACGAAGTGCGGACGTATCTCGCCCTGCTCGACGCGCCCGGAAGCACCGTCGAGGAACTCGCGAGCCACCTCGACCGCGACCGCTCGAACGTCAACCGCTCGCTGTCGACGCTCCGGGAGAAAGGACTGGCCGAGCGCCGACGGCGTTTGCTCGACGGGGGCGGCCACGTGTATCAGTACACGGCGACGCCGCTCTCGGAGGCCCGCGAGTTGCTGCACGAGACGCTGGACCAGTGGACGGCGGCGGTCCACGACCGCATCGACGAGTTCGACACCGACGCCGTCTGA
- a CDS encoding YndJ family protein produces the protein MSDAVRWPGDRLGARPTVAGVAVTDASAAAGSLLWVATAVLGDLGPIERALTLAPLVLVPLGVGMAGTPSFDGAAGRLVALATWLQPLGAVSLTLSLVRAVDGPTAAALAAPWLLVTGLLGLAAVVRTRERGGFETAETAVDTGLAYASVGAVALLLFHLDLTFWFGRTIVLLTAVHFHYAGFVLPVVTGLTARCGPGTDARSFRALVGVILVGPAIIAVGISVSPVVEVLAVGGFTVAVALFGGYVARRLAPTRSRAQGFLLAGSAVALPGSMALALGYGVATFTGLSLGLDIGTMVALHGSLNAFGFALLGVVGWRVAVPRRRD, from the coding sequence ATGAGCGACGCGGTCCGGTGGCCCGGAGACCGTCTCGGGGCCCGACCGACCGTCGCCGGGGTCGCCGTCACCGACGCCAGCGCCGCTGCGGGGTCCCTGCTCTGGGTCGCCACGGCCGTCCTCGGCGACCTCGGGCCGATCGAGCGCGCCCTGACGCTCGCACCCTTGGTCCTCGTCCCCCTCGGCGTCGGGATGGCCGGGACGCCGTCGTTCGACGGGGCTGCTGGGCGACTCGTGGCCCTGGCGACGTGGCTACAGCCACTGGGTGCGGTCAGCCTGACGCTCTCGCTCGTCCGCGCCGTCGACGGACCGACGGCAGCGGCGCTCGCCGCTCCGTGGCTCCTCGTCACCGGTCTGCTGGGCCTCGCCGCCGTCGTTCGAACGCGGGAGCGCGGTGGGTTCGAAACGGCGGAGACGGCCGTCGACACCGGACTGGCCTACGCCTCTGTCGGGGCGGTGGCGCTGCTGTTGTTCCATCTGGACCTGACGTTCTGGTTCGGACGCACCATCGTCCTCCTGACGGCAGTTCACTTCCACTACGCCGGGTTCGTTCTCCCCGTCGTGACGGGGCTGACTGCACGCTGCGGGCCGGGAACGGACGCCCGCTCGTTCCGCGCTCTCGTCGGCGTGATTCTGGTCGGACCGGCCATCATCGCCGTCGGCATCTCCGTCTCTCCGGTCGTCGAAGTCCTCGCAGTCGGGGGGTTCACCGTCGCCGTCGCGCTGTTCGGTGGCTACGTCGCGAGGCGTCTCGCCCCCACTCGCTCGCGTGCGCAGGGATTTCTGCTCGCCGGGTCGGCGGTGGCGCTCCCGGGTTCGATGGCGCTCGCGCTGGGTTACGGCGTCGCGACGTTCACCGGCCTCTCGCTCGGCCTCGACATCGGAACGATGGTGGCGCTCCACGGGT
- the thrC gene encoding threonine synthase — protein sequence MADLQLTDEVPSVADDGVWLVCIECGESFAPFDEVRYTCDHCDGLLEVRYADLPTFEDFEGEGSGVWRYHAALPFDVGVTLPEGNTPLHRVPRIEEEVGVDSLRVKHEGMNPTGSFKDRGMTVGVRVAQEVGVDRLACASTGNTSAALAAYGARGGMETLVLLPAGKVAAGKIAQAALHQARILEVDGNFDQCLDRVQDLAARGEAYLLNSLNPFRLEGQKTIGLEIMEEHYADYGEYPDRIVLPVGNAGNTAALYKCFRELVKTGAITEDQVPKITGAQAEGAAPMVEAIEEGLDETRRWEEVETRATAIRIGNPVNAPKALPGIRETGGTAVAVSDAEITEAQRDLAGEGVGVEPASAASVAGLRKLRERGVVDDDESVVCLTTGHLLKDPDAAAEAGAEPEPVPNDTDAILAHIDEGRSVTETVRKQASKAADAPLVPALVAGGLGIAYLYRKLRSKE from the coding sequence ATGGCCGACCTGCAACTCACCGACGAGGTTCCGTCGGTGGCCGACGACGGCGTTTGGCTCGTGTGCATCGAGTGCGGCGAGTCGTTCGCTCCCTTCGACGAGGTTCGATACACGTGCGACCACTGCGACGGACTGCTGGAGGTTCGCTACGCCGACCTGCCCACCTTCGAGGACTTCGAGGGCGAGGGGTCGGGCGTCTGGCGCTACCACGCCGCGCTTCCCTTCGACGTGGGCGTCACGCTCCCCGAGGGGAACACGCCGCTCCATCGGGTCCCGCGTATCGAGGAGGAGGTCGGCGTCGACAGCCTCCGGGTCAAACACGAGGGGATGAATCCCACCGGGTCGTTCAAGGACCGCGGCATGACCGTCGGCGTCCGCGTCGCCCAAGAGGTCGGCGTCGACCGACTCGCCTGCGCGTCGACCGGGAACACCTCCGCGGCGCTGGCGGCCTACGGCGCTCGCGGCGGGATGGAGACGCTCGTCCTCCTGCCCGCCGGGAAGGTCGCCGCCGGGAAAATCGCACAGGCGGCCCTGCATCAGGCCCGCATCCTCGAAGTCGACGGCAACTTCGACCAGTGTCTCGACCGCGTGCAGGACCTCGCGGCCCGCGGCGAGGCGTACCTCCTGAACTCGCTGAACCCCTTCCGTCTGGAGGGCCAGAAGACCATCGGCCTCGAAATCATGGAGGAGCACTACGCCGACTACGGCGAGTACCCCGACCGCATCGTTCTGCCGGTCGGCAACGCGGGCAACACCGCGGCGCTGTACAAGTGCTTCCGCGAACTCGTGAAAACGGGGGCAATCACGGAAGACCAGGTGCCCAAAATCACCGGCGCACAGGCCGAGGGGGCCGCGCCGATGGTCGAAGCCATCGAGGAGGGTCTCGACGAGACCCGCCGCTGGGAGGAAGTCGAGACCCGGGCGACGGCCATCCGCATCGGCAACCCGGTCAACGCACCGAAGGCTCTCCCCGGTATCCGCGAGACGGGCGGCACCGCCGTCGCCGTCTCCGACGCGGAGATTACCGAGGCCCAGCGCGACCTCGCGGGCGAGGGCGTCGGTGTCGAACCGGCCTCCGCCGCCTCCGTCGCTGGCCTGCGGAAACTCCGCGAACGCGGCGTCGTCGACGACGACGAATCCGTCGTCTGCCTGACGACGGGCCACCTACTGAAAGACCCCGATGCGGCCGCCGAAGCGGGTGCCGAACCCGAACCGGTGCCCAACGATACCGACGCTATCTTAGCGCACATCGACGAGGGGCGCTCGGTCACCGAGACGGTCCGGAAACAGGCGTCGAAGGCCGCCGACGCGCCGCTGGTCCCGGCGCTCGTCGCCGGCGGCCTCGGCATCGCGTACCTCTACCGGAAACTTCGTTCGAAGGAGTGA
- a CDS encoding DUF4166 domain-containing protein, producing the protein MTGVYERALGDAAADLHPKVRERYSIGPEDGVTVGRGEMDISRGTHVLPALYAMTGREMLFPEAGHDIPFSVTTVGYELDGHEAMTTRREFDFGRKRRRFDSVTVWDDDGERLLDFLGRGGLVATELHPRVENGALVVEAGRQWVHRDGRYYRLPGPLVADVEVRDRYDETGECYYVLATVENALAGHILSYRGSFTQELTEREEIADLRPLTRLRTLPPR; encoded by the coding sequence ATGACCGGTGTCTACGAACGCGCCCTCGGCGACGCCGCCGCCGACCTCCACCCGAAGGTCCGCGAACGGTACAGCATCGGCCCCGAGGACGGCGTCACCGTCGGCCGGGGGGAGATGGACATCTCGCGGGGCACGCACGTCCTCCCGGCGCTGTACGCGATGACGGGCCGAGAGATGCTGTTTCCCGAAGCGGGTCACGACATCCCGTTCTCGGTGACGACGGTCGGGTACGAACTCGACGGTCACGAGGCGATGACGACCCGTCGGGAGTTCGACTTCGGCCGCAAGCGGCGACGCTTCGACTCCGTGACCGTGTGGGACGACGACGGCGAGCGACTGCTCGACTTCCTCGGCCGTGGCGGCCTCGTCGCCACGGAACTGCATCCCCGGGTCGAAAACGGTGCGCTCGTCGTCGAGGCGGGCCGTCAGTGGGTCCACCGCGACGGCCGGTACTACCGCCTGCCCGGCCCCCTCGTCGCCGACGTGGAGGTGCGCGACCGCTACGACGAGACGGGGGAGTGCTACTACGTCCTCGCCACCGTCGAGAACGCGCTGGCGGGACACATCCTCAGCTACCGGGGGTCCTTCACGCAGGAACTGACCGAACGCGAGGAAATCGCGGACCTCCGCCCGCTCACCCGCCTGCGAACGCTCCCGCCGCGATGA